The following coding sequences are from one Coffea arabica cultivar ET-39 chromosome 11e, Coffea Arabica ET-39 HiFi, whole genome shotgun sequence window:
- the LOC113716230 gene encoding protein PHYLLO, chloroplastic isoform X3, with the protein MEDKSIQMVRLSAVRLRGNFLQSGSEELASDLFCQFSARFSPTLAVANNMYQIDRFNLTSYYENDCPNINTLWASLIIEECVRLGVTYFCIAPGSRSSPLTLAASAHPLTTCVVCIDERSLAFNALGYARGSHRPAVVITTSGTAVSNLLSAVVEASEDFVPLILLTADRPPELLDAGANQAINQVNHFGQFTKHFFGLPVPTDDISSRMVLTTLDSAVYMATTSPYGPVHINCPFREPLGNIQTTWESRGLKGLENWMSTSEPFTTYSQVQHSVSSNQCHGLMAELVKLIQGAKQGLLVLGALHTEDDIWAALLLAKHLNWPVVAGILSGLRLRKYMASFSEIEENIIFLDHLDQMLLSGAVNDWMQADVIIQIGGRLVSKRISKMLEGCFPCSYIMVDKHPKRHDPSHIVTHRIQSTIMEFTVCVTKACIPHDNTRWKAFLRVLNSMAAREISSLIDLEQSLTEPYIAHVALENLRCNSAIFIGNSMAIRDADMYGYNWAKCTHETSEMLSSGFQCHRIQVAGNRGTGGIDGLLSTAVGFGVGCNKHVLCLIGDVSFLYDTNGLSLLRQGVLRKPMIVIVINNQGGAIFSLLPYAKLTDHKILDQFFYTSHDVAIGDLCMAHGMKHAQVQTKKELGEALLTAQQENCDHVIEVKSCIDNTATFHSHLGASISQAIDHSLGVLSKLSQSETTLHGSSSIRISKMEYSLYRIPLRAPPTSSSGNNNSSIFYREGFVISLCLEGGGTGFGEVAPLEIHKENLLEVEEQLRFLIHVIEGRESTYFLSLLNGSISSWIWNCLGISPDSLFPSVRCGLEMAILNAIAASKSSSLIDIFHPRTGELHTKGTAVKICGLIDSIGGPTDMASAASALVEEGFAAIKIKVARRSNPIEDAMVIQEVRRKVGNHVEIRVDANRGWTFSEAAEFANLVKNCNLQYIEEPVKDEDDIVKFCEETNLPVALDETVNNTRANPLEVINNYTHSGIVAVVIKPSMLGGFENAALVAQWAQKQGKMAIVSATFESGLGLSAYTQFSSYLNLQNAEIRRLMKKEPSLCLAHGLGTYKWLKEDLSVKPAEVHFNSNNGFVGASVVDTAQFLQRFQVNQNVIVRTFDEEQVRNYQLPVDFEGVSYSINVLETGKRVGDYVFVFLHGFLGRGEDWIPIMKAFSRSVRCIAIDLPGHARSDVKYQADNGSMKRHSLSVDAIAGMLCKFITNVTSEKVILVGYSMGARIALHMALKYDDKIDGAVIISGSPGLTDPGARKVRRAKDDFRASSLVSHGLEHFLGAWYVEEIWNSLRSHPHFSEIVTDRLQHDDLHTLAKVLSDSSIGRQQPLWEDLKQCNLPLLLIVGEDDAKFKQIAKRMLHKISHSTRMKATPAIVEVPKSGHAAHLENPLHVIYSLRQFLNRVKTLSSLQTQNAVVDSHRDIPRQVSKIM; encoded by the exons ATGGAGGATAAAAGTATCCAAATG GTACGTCTAAGTGCTGTTCGATTAAGAGGAAATTTTCTTCAGTCTGGCTCGGAGGAACTGGCTTCTGATTTATTCTG TCAGTTCTCTGCGAGGTTCTCTCCTACACTGGCTGTTGCCAATAACATG TATCAGATTGATCGTTTTAATCTTACAAGCTACTACGAAAATGATTGCCCCAACATTAATACCTTATGGGCTTCACTTATTATTGAAGAATGTGTTCGACTTGGTGTAACG TATTTTTGCATAGCTCCGGGATCGCGATCATCTCCACTTACACTTGCTGCTTCTGCTCATCCACTTACTACTTGTGTCGTGTGCATAGACGAGCGCTCACTTGCCTTTAATGCTCTTGGTTATGCTAGAGGTTCTCATAGACCAGCAGTAGTTATAACAACATCAGGCACGGCTGTTTCAAATCTTCTCTCTGCT GTGGTGGAGGCCAGTGAAGATTTTGTACCACTTATATTACTCACTGCTGACCGTCCCCCAGAGCTACTAGATGCTGGAGCGAACCAAGCAATTAACCAG GTCAATCATTTTGGACAGTTCACGAAGCATTTTTTTGGTCTTCCAGTGCCCACTGATGATATCTCTTCTAGAATGGTCCTCACTACACTTGACTCTGCTGTTTACATGGCTACCACTTCACCCTATGGTCCTGTCCATATCAATTGTCCTTTCAGAGAACCATTAGGGAACATTCAGACGACATGGGAGAGTAGAGGTTTAAAGGGATTAGAAAATTGGATGTCAACTTCAGAACCATTTACAACCTATTCCCAGGTTCAGCATTCTGTTTCATCTAATCAGTGTCATGGACTTATGGCTGAATTGGTCAAGCTAATTCAAGGAGCGAAGCAAGGGCTTTTAGTGCTTGGTGCTCTTCATACAGAGGATGACATATGGGCAGCTCTTCTCCTTGCTAAACACCTGAATTGGCCAGTTGTTGCTGGCATCTTGTCAGGGTTACGCTTAAGAAAATATATGGCTTCCTTttcagaaattgaagaaaacatTATATTCCTAGATCACCTAGATCAAATGCTTCTCTCAGGTGCAGTCAATGACTGGATGCAAGCTGATGTGATAATTCAG ATTGGTGGTCGGTTAGTTAGCAAACGCATTTCAAAGATGCTTGAAGGTTGCTTTCCTTGCTCCTATATAATGGTTGACAAGCATCCAAAACGTCATGATCCTTCTCACATTGTAACGCACAGGATCCAGAGTACCATCATGGAGTTCACTGTTTGTGTAACAAAAGCTTGTATTCCACATGATAACACCAGATGGAAAGCATTTCTACGAGTTCTCAACTCAATG GCTGCCCGAGAAATCTCGTCTCTGATTGATTTAGAACAGTCTTTGACTGAACCTTATATTGCACATGTAGCATTGGAAAATCTTCGATGTAACTCTGCTATATTTATCGGAAACAGCATGGCAATACGCGATGCAGACATGTATGGGTATAACTGGGCAAAATGTACCCATGAAACTTCAGAGATGCTGAGCTCAGGATTCCAATGTCACCGTATTCAGGTTGCTGGGAATAGAGGAACTGGTGGCATAGACGGGCTGCTTAGCACGGCTGTTGGATTTGGTGTTGGCTGCAACAAACAT GTTCTTTGTCTAATTGGAGATGTTTCTTTTCTGTATGACACAAATGGACTGTCACTACTGAGACAAGG GGTATTGCGGAAGCCAATGATTGTAATTGTAATAAACAATCAGGGTGGTGCAATTTTCAGTCTCCTGCCATATGCAAAGCTGACAGATCACAAAATTCTAGATCAATTTTTCTACACATCTCATGATGTTGCTATTGGGGATCTATGCATGGCACATGG CATGAAGCATGCACAAGTTCAGACAAAGAAGGAATTGGGTGAAGCTTTATTAACAGCCCAGCAAGAAAACTGTGACCACGTCATAGAAGTAAAGAGCTGCATTGATAACACAGCGACCTTTCACAG TCATTTGGGGGCATCCATTTCTCAGGCCATTGATCATTCTTTAGGTGTGCTTTCAAAGCTTTCACAATCAGAAACAACCTTACATGGAAGTTCAAGTATTAGAATCTCTAAAATGGAGTATTCTCTGTACAG GATTCCATTAAGAGCTCCACCAACTTCATCTTCTGGCAATAATAACTCTTCCATATTCTACAGAGAAGGATTTGTCATAAGCTTGTGCCTTGAGGGTGGAGGTACTGGGTTTGGGGAG GTGGCACCCCTTGAAATACACAAAGAAAACCTGCTGGAAGTTGAAGAGCAACTTCGCTTTCTTATTCATGTTATAGAAGGAAGAGaaagtacttattttctttcACTGCTTAATGGGTCTATATCATCTTGGATATGGAATTGCTTGGGAATATCG CCAGATTCCCTATTTCCAAGTGTGAGATGCGGCTTGGAGATGGCTATACTCAATGCTATTGCAGCCAGCAAATCTTCCAGTTTAATAGACATATTCCATCCAAGGACAGGAGAATTACATACAAAGGGGACAGCTGTGAAGATATGTGGCCTCATTGATTCCATTGGAGGTCCCACAGATATGGCTTCTGCTGCATCTGCCCTTGTTGAAGAGGGTTTTGCTGCTATAAAAATAAAG GTGGCACGTAGGAGCAACCCCATCGAGGATGCCATGGTTATACAAGAGGTTAGAAGAAAAGTGGGGAATCATGTTGAAATCCGTGTTGATGCCAACAGAGGTTGGACATTTTCCGAAGCAGCAGAGTTTGCTAATTTGGTGAAAAACTGCAACCTACAGTATATTGAG GAACCTGTTAAGGATGAAGATGATATTGTCAAATTTTGTGAAGAAACTAACTTACCTGTGGCACTTGATGAGACTGTGAACAATACAAGAGCAAATCCCCTGGAGGTCATAAACAATTACACCCACTCTGGAATTGTTGCGGTG GTTATTAAACCAAGCATGCttgggggttttgagaatgcagCATTGGTTGCTCAATGGGCTCAGAAGCAAGGGAAGATGGCGATTGTTAGTGCTACATTTGAGAGTGGCTTGGGACTGTCCGCCTATACTCAGTTCTCAAGTTATCTCAATCTGCAAAATGCTGAAATACGTAGGTTGATGAAAAAGGAACCATCACTATGCTTAGCTCATGGTCTGGGGACCTACAAATGGCTTAAAGAAGATTTGAGTGTAAAGCCTGCAGAGGTCCATTTCAATTCAAACAATGGATTTGTAGGGGCCTCTGTTGTTGATACTGCTCAATTCCTGCAGAGGTTTCAAGTCAACCAAAATGTCATTGTTCGAACTTTTGATGAAGAACAAGTTCGTAACTACCAGCTACCTGTTGATTTTGAGGGTGTCTCCTATTCCATCAATGTGCTAGAGACGGGAAAAAGAGTTGGA GACTATGTATTCGTCTTTCTTCATGGCTTTCTTGGAAGGGGTGAAGATTGGATACCCATCATGAAAGCCTTCTCAAGGTCAGTAAGATGCATAGCAATTGACCTTCCAGGTCATGCCAGATCTGACGTGAAATATCAGGCTGATAATGGTTCCATGAAGCGGCACAGTTTGTCAGTTGATGCTATTGCTGGTATGTTATGCAAGTTTATTACTAATGTGACCTCTGAAAAGGTTATTCTTGTTGGGTACTCAATGGGAGCAAGGATCGCCTTACACATGGCTTTAAAATATGATGATAAG ATTGATGGAGCTGTTATAATCTCCGGAAGCCCTGGATTGACAGATCCTGGGGCAAGGAAGGTCCGTCGAGCAAAAGATGATTTCAGAGCCAGCTCCCTTGTTTCTCACGGCCTAGAGCACTTTTTAGGTGCCTGGTATGTTGAGGAGATATGGAATAG CTTAAGGAGCCATCCACATTTCAGTGAAATAGTCACTGATCGCTTGCAGCATGATGATTTGCACACTCTTGCTAAAGTACTGTCTGATTCAAGTATTGGGAGACAACA ACCATTGTGGGAAGACCTGAAGCAGTGCAACCTACCACTTCTACTCATTGTTGGAGAGGATGATGCCAAGTTTAAACAAATTGCCAAAAGgatgctccataaaatcagccATAGCACCAGGATGAAAGCTACTCCAGCAATAGTCGAAGTTCCAAAATCTGGCCACGCTGCACATCTTGAGAATCCTCTTCATGTAATATATTCTTTAAGGCAGTTCTTGAACAGAGTCAAAACCTTGAGTTCACTTCAAACGCAAAATGCAGTAGTAGATAGTCATCGTGACATTCCCCGTCAGGTTTCAAAGATAATGTAA